Proteins encoded together in one Impatiens glandulifera chromosome 1, dImpGla2.1, whole genome shotgun sequence window:
- the LOC124921787 gene encoding photosystem II repair protein PSB27-H1, chloroplastic-like → MASSSPPLIAPSSINVKSLTSIRFSRPTPPSIATSKIQSPISTTQKPFNRRDFLSLSLVAAGAGIISLPAAPAIASSTDEYVKETKEVIEKVRSTISLEKGDPNVADAVAGLRETSNYWVSKYRKEKDLLGKPSFRDMYSALNAVSGHYISFGPTAPIPAKRRARILEEMETAEKALVRGR, encoded by the coding sequence atggcTTCTTCTTCTCCCCCTCTGATCGCTCCTTCATCAATAAACGTCAAATCCCTGACCTCTATCAGATTCTCCAGGCCCACTCCACCGTCCATCGCAACATCAAAAATTCAATCTCCAATCTCAACCACACAAAAACCCTTCAACCGCCGAGATTTCCTTTCTCTCTCCCTCGTCGCCGCCGGCGCCGGAATTATATCTCTTCCCGCCGCTCCAGCCATTGCAAGCTCAACAGATGAGTACGTGAAAGAGACAAAAGAGGTAATAGAGAAGGTTCGGTCTACAATAAGCTTAGAAAAGGGCGACCCAAATGTGGCCGACGCCGTCGCCGGTCTTAGAGAGACATCAAATTATTGGGTTTCGAAATATCGAAAAGAAAAGGACTTGCTTGGGAAACCTTCTTTCAGAGATATGTACTCTGCTCTTAATGCAGTTTCTGGACATTACATAAGTTTTGGACCGACGGCGCCGATTCCGGCGAAGAGGAGAGCAAGGATTTTGGAAGAGATGGAGACTGCTGAAAAAGCTCTGGTAAGAggaagataa